CAAACTGTAGTAATTATGCTTCTTTGCTGTTCCAAATTGTTTTTCAACCAATGTGTCAACAATTCCCCATTCTTTCCAATCCCCACAAGATCTTCTTCCCTTGCAAAATTACCTGAAGATGTCGAGCAATCGTCGATGTTGCCAGCTACACTTGAAATTCCTCTCATGTCGTACCTCACCTTTCTCCTATCAGCACTCTCTATCTTGAGCTTGATGTATTCCAGCTTGGATGCGAGATGACGCCATGCCTTGATATGTTTGATTCTCTTTACGATCTTGGAGGCCAATGCTCCATGTGATCTATCCTCCAGCATGTAAGTGAACTCATCGACAATATCCTCGATCTCGAAAGCGAGGTCACGGATCTTCTTGATGAAGTTGGCAGTGGTTTCATCCGTGTCCTTGAACCGCTCGGCACCTCGGAGAAAGGATTGCATGCCCTCCAGCTCCTCCTTGACTTCGCGGATTCCTTGGAATAGCCGTGAAAGAGCAGTTGCTTCATGGAAGAGCTTCTTTGCACCTAAGATTGAAGTTTCTCTCCCCAAGGCCAAACCAAGCTTCAGTATCAGCAAGGCCACAACACCCTCTGCCATTGATGTGTTTCTAGCGAATTCCTCTCAGGGTCTCAGGACAAAGTCGTATATTTCCTTAATTTCGAAGCTAGAAAATGGCTAGGAAGATGAGGATGGCATAGAAATGCAACGGTACGCAAAGGGGAAGGCTCCCAGCAATTGCAGTTGGCGTGTTTCCTGCAAGAACCATATTACTACTCAACAAATCCTCACTGCGCTGTCTTTGATATTAAATTCCAAGTCTGCAAGTCAGATGTCAAGTAATATAAGATAGGAACCACTTTGGCAAGCTGGATGGATGGTAACATTCGTACTACTCAATTCGTACATAAATATATTACTTATCCCTATTTAAATTTTTCTTCTGAAATTATCCCCGGCCAATCTCATACCCTCAACACCTCATTTGTCatcagagggagtatatctagAACAATTGTGACACCACGGAAGAAGGTGGACAATGGCAGTGACAGCACGAAGCATACAGAACAAACCAGTACGTATTTTAAGATCACAGAATTAAATTAATTCCAGCCTTTAGCTCTTGAGCTTCCAGCTAAACCCCTCTAGTATGTGAGGATCTTAATACCATAGTCATCATGATTTTTTGGGTCCTACTAGGTGAGGACCTTCCAACAGATCGCAATCACACTGATTATCTTCATGTGACACATGTCATTAAGAAATTAGTAGTTatgagactttttttttcaactttagaATATCAACCATCTAGTACAAAGTACAAACATGCAAATAGTGATTGAAATTACTACCTATTAACCACGACATGATTCTGAACAGGCAGGCATTTGCAATATCAATATCAACATGACAAATTCAACATGCAGCTAATACAATATCATTATGACAAATTACAAAAAATGGAACCTTCGATGATTGGAATATTATACATAAGCATACATTAAAATGACAGACAACAGAAGCTAAAACATCAGTGTGATGTCTTCTCAACAACTAATGTACAACCATACATGCCGGTTCCGGCAAGGAACGGGATCCTCTGCATTGGAGTAGAAAATGCAAAGAAGCTACAGTACAGTGCATTAAGCTATGTTTTGTGCTGTCCGATCTGCATCCAATGGCTCCGGACCAAGTGTTACAGTAACTAGCAAATAGGAAAAGACGCACAGTACTTTCAAAAACAGTAAATTTAGCACTGTTTAAATCAAACATGCACTACAGTACTGCtgtatttactgtagcaccatagaCAAATTACTGTTCGCGCAGTTCCTCCCTGCATTACCACCGCATGAACCAAATTGATTTGTCTGCTAACCCAACACACCCTGTCAAATTGTTGATATTCCGTTGCTCGATTTTGTTATCGGCTTCCAGGTTCCATCTCAGGTCAGTATTCCAACTGATGAAACTGAGTAGCTCCTACATTTGTTTAACTACGCAGGTTGATAGGTCAGCGCTATATATGCTATCGTTGTTACaagggcttttttttttttttttgcggggcgTTGTTACAAGGGCTTAAATCTTGTGCTTTCTGAAATTTACCTATGTGGTGAAACTAAACCGATTGAATCGTTTAAAATTACCTAGTTACAATTGGAATGTTTCTATTGTTGTTCTCTTTTCAAAACCAAAACTATAACACAACTGAGCCTTCTCTTAAAATAATCTGAAGCTAGGGTGATTATTTGTATGTTGCTAGGGAAGGAGTTAAGATCCAGGGTGATGTATTTATTTCCTATTGACAGACATTGGCCCATAATATATTCCTTTGTTGTACAGTTGGACCATTGACCTGAATAGATTGTGGGCGGGTATTTGATGGACCACTAACAGCCCACAGCTTTTCTTGATTGAAAGTTTAGAAAACGGCCATAAGTTTACTTGGACATAATATTTATTTGTAAGTATATTTTATTGTTGtagtaatatactccctccgtttcataatgtaagactttctaatcGAGATGATGCGCAGGTATCTTCAAGGCAAAAGGTATATCGTGATAATGGATGATGTCTGGGGCGTGGATGTGTGGTTCAAAGTAAGGCATGTTTTTCCTACTAATTGTATCTCTCGATTCATTATCACATCAAGAATACATGAAGTGGCACTACTGGCAACTAGAAATTCTGTAATTCAGTTGGAACCACTTCATGAACATCACTCGTGGGAGCTATTTTGCAAGGAGGCATTCTGGAACAATGACAACAAAACATGCCCATTGGAACTGAAATATTTAGCACAAAAGTTTGTGGAGAAATGTAATGGCTTGCCTATTGCCATTGCATGCATTGGTCGCTTACTGTCCTGCAAACAGCTAACATACTCTGAATGGGAAAATATGTACAAGCAGTTGGAGATTCAACTTACTAACAATGCAATCTTTGATGTCAGTAATATTTTGAAGCTCAGTTTGGAGGATCTCCCATACAATTTGAAGAACTGTTTGATGTATTGTACGATATTCCCCGAAGACTATTTGATACATAGGAGAAAGATAATTCGGCACTGGATAACAGCTGGATTTATCCAAGAAATAGGAAACAAAACATTGGAGCAAGTTGCAGAGGGCTACCTTAATGAACTTGTTAACAGAAGCCTACTACAAGTAGTGAGGAGGAATGAATTTGGACGACTGCGCCAATGCCAAATGCATGACATTATTCACCTTCTTGCCCTCAACAAATCAAATGAAGAACGCTTCTGTCAAATTTACAATGGATCTAGGAAAGTTTTAGTAGCAGGCACCCGTCGATTATCAATTCAGAATGAAAATGTTGAACAACTGGATCGGTCCGGTGCTACATATTTACGTGCACTCCATGTTTTCAAGAGTCATATTATGTTATCAACATTGGATCTAGAAAATGTTCAGATCAACATGCTTCCTAATGAAGTATTTGACTTGTTTAATTTGCGATATTTGGGACTTCATAATACAAACATTGAAACTCTACCAGAATCCTTGGGAAGATTGCAAAACTTAGAAGTCCTTGATGCTTTTGAGACAAATTTATCATATTTACCAAAGCATGTAGTAAAGCTTGAGAAGCTGAGATATCTATATGCAGGTACATTTTTCAGAGATCATGAAATAATTGGTGCCTTTGGAGGAATCGAGATGCCCAATGGTTTACGACACTTGACAGGACTGCAGGCTCTTCAATGTGTTAAAGCGAGCTCAGAGATTCTGCATGAAGTTGGAGCATTGAGAGAGCTAAGAACATTGGGTGTCGCCAACGTGAAAAGTGAATACTCTGCTGACTTGTGTGCTGCTATCACCAAACTGAGCCATCTTATTCATCTAGAAATTACTGCTCCAGGTGAGATGGAGGTGCTGCATCTGGAAGGACTCCATTTACCAATGACAGTTTCTTGGCTTGGCATAGAAGGGATACTAGAAAAACATCTATGCCTCAGGTTCTTTCATCTTGGTCCCATGTGAGCACACTCACTCGGTTGAGGCTGGCATTCTGCAGGCTTGATGAAGATTCCTTTTCTAGCCTCCTTGTGTTACATGGTTTATACTGTCTGGAAATATCAACCAAGGGTTTTATAGGGAAGAGGCTGAAATTTTCTGCAGGATCATTTCCAAACCTTCGAACTCTAATTGTAGGGGGCGCTCCAGAGCTCAACCAAGTTGATATAGAAAATGGCGCAATGCAAAGTCTCGATTATTTATTGTTCATAGAATGCCCTAATTTGAGGGATCTTCCTCATGGGATTGAGCACCTTACAGTCCTTGAGAAATTATGTTTGCTTGAAGCATCAGAAGAGCTCATACAGAGGCTCCGGAAAATGAGAGATTCAGATGAATGCGATGAAGATCTTATGAAGATAAGCCACATAAGAAATGTCACTGTTGGACAAATCCAGAAACAAATATGGGAAAGAATTAGGTGATCAGTACTTGCATGTAGCTGCTTCAGAGCTGttttatacatacgtataatTTAACCCATTTCAAATGTATGATTGCTCTGCTTTGTGAGTTTTCCAAGTAAAACTGTTTTTCAtacaattgttttttatttttcatgtatatCTTTACCTTGAAATGTAGTGAACAGATCTGTAGATACACAAGTTATGTCCACTTGAAAATAGTGAACTGTAAGGAACTGATCTGATGGGATCATATAAACAACAGGCAAACAGGCAATTGTCCACATGAAAATAAATAGCTAATTAGTTTATATTTTTCTCGTACATACACAAGTTATGTCATCCAACGAGTTGATCTCACATTACATAATGTCTAGTTGACAGCAATTTTACTTCATGTATCCTTGATGTGAAAATTAATTGACCGACACAATTAGATGGGAAAATATATGCCTTGTGTGAAATTAATGTCTTGATTAATGTTTGTACGATAAACAATTGGCATGTGAGTTGATTATGGTGGTTGGACGAAGTTGTTTTGCACTCAAAGAGCGGTCAGACCATAGGTTTTGATGTGGTAAGACTGGCCTGATAGCTGCAGTCAGACCATAGGTATGGGTGTGGTCGGACTGGCCTGGCCGATGATTTGACCGGCAAACTCCGTGTTGGAGTTGGTTTCGGGTTGATTTCCTTATTTATGACGATTGCTTCATGTCTATTACTTCTAGATGATTTCTGTACGTATGATATACTATTTAATGTTGAGTGCAATTCACT
The sequence above is drawn from the Oryza glaberrima chromosome 10, OglaRS2, whole genome shotgun sequence genome and encodes:
- the LOC127753139 gene encoding probable disease resistance RPP8-like protein 4, coding for MAEGVVALLILKLGLALGRETSILGAKKLFHEATALSRLFQGIREVKEELEGMQSFLRGAERFKDTDETTANFIKKIRDLAFEIEDIVDEFTYMLEDRSHGALASKIVKRIKHIKAWRHLASKLEYIKLKIESADRRKVRYDMRGISSVAGNIDDCSTSSGNFAREEDLVGIGKNGELLTHWLKNNLEQQRSIITTVWGMGGVGKTTLVAYVYYAVRQSLMQQGG